One region of Flavobacterium sp. GSB-24 genomic DNA includes:
- a CDS encoding sensor histidine kinase: protein MQLDTIKNTGYNKILFHCVIWIFFILTSLIQFYESPFKINNDFYVQWITGIVLFYLNYFYLVPIYLLQKKYWFYFIVAFGLIAAFMIIRINYFIPEFRHLRPENVMPARMIPEGPHFFPKGRMTHRIEMRQPLFFKIGPSFFYILIITISAIIRTLTEFYNNQQNKLIAETHRTNTELIYLRKQTNPHFLFNSLNSIYSLAHKKSDLVPDAIVTLSELMRYMLYETDNKTVALEKEVNYIQNYIELQKLRLNNIEDIVINVHGNTRNKFIEPLLLISFVENAFKYGTDYKGAAHVKIKILITDNNLDFWIENTIENYVKDPENSGIGLVNIQNRLDLLYPNAHELTITQDNEYYRVHLNLKLDEIKTAID, encoded by the coding sequence ATGCAGCTAGATACCATTAAAAATACAGGCTATAACAAAATCTTGTTTCATTGTGTAATATGGATTTTCTTTATTTTAACTTCCTTAATACAGTTTTATGAAAGTCCGTTTAAGATCAATAATGACTTCTATGTGCAATGGATAACCGGGATTGTATTGTTTTATCTGAACTATTTTTACTTGGTTCCAATTTATCTTTTACAAAAAAAATATTGGTTTTATTTTATAGTTGCTTTTGGCCTTATCGCCGCTTTTATGATTATTAGGATAAATTATTTTATTCCTGAATTTAGACATTTAAGACCCGAAAATGTAATGCCTGCCAGAATGATTCCTGAAGGTCCGCATTTTTTCCCGAAAGGCAGAATGACGCATAGAATTGAAATGAGACAGCCACTTTTTTTTAAGATTGGTCCATCATTTTTCTATATTTTAATTATAACGATCAGCGCTATTATTAGAACATTAACCGAATTCTATAATAATCAGCAAAATAAACTTATTGCAGAAACACATAGAACAAATACAGAATTAATATACCTGCGCAAACAAACCAATCCGCACTTTTTATTCAATTCGTTAAATAGTATTTATTCTTTGGCACACAAAAAATCTGATTTGGTCCCTGATGCCATCGTGACCTTGTCTGAACTTATGCGCTATATGCTGTATGAGACAGACAATAAAACGGTGGCTTTAGAAAAAGAGGTTAACTATATTCAGAATTACATTGAACTGCAAAAACTCAGATTAAACAACATTGAAGACATTGTAATTAATGTTCATGGCAATACTAGGAATAAATTTATTGAGCCATTGTTATTGATTTCTTTTGTCGAAAATGCTTTTAAATACGGAACCGATTATAAAGGTGCAGCCCACGTAAAAATTAAAATTTTGATTACTGATAATAATCTTGATTTTTGGATTGAAAATACCATCGAAAATTATGTAAAAGATCCTGAAAATTCAGGAATTGGATTGGTGAACATTCAAAACCGTCTCGATTTATTGTACCCTAACGCGCACGAACTAACCATTACTCAGGATAATGAATATTACCGAGTTCATTTGAATCTAAAATTAGATGAAATTAAAACCGCAATAGATTAA
- a CDS encoding DUF4907 domain-containing protein, with amino-acid sequence MMTIINIKKFFWNIIQKNLLFIAFLLFFAACAKKEVLTSSAFKTNSGWGYTISYKEKILIKQSIIPAISENKSFKTEDDALKVADLVKQKLKENLSPTVTKKDLILLKIKL; translated from the coding sequence ATGATGACGATAATTAATATCAAAAAATTCTTCTGGAATATCATCCAGAAGAATTTACTATTTATTGCATTTCTCTTATTTTTTGCTGCCTGCGCTAAAAAAGAAGTTCTGACATCTAGTGCTTTTAAAACAAATTCGGGATGGGGCTATACCATTTCATACAAAGAAAAGATTTTGATTAAGCAGTCAATTATTCCTGCAATTAGTGAGAATAAAAGTTTTAAAACAGAAGATGATGCTTTGAAAGTTGCTGATCTTGTAAAACAAAAACTCAAAGAAAACTTATCCCCAACGGTAACCAAAAAAGATTTAATTTTATTAAAAATAAAATTGTAA
- a CDS encoding aromatic hydrocarbon degradation protein, whose translation MKNKIVLWSCFILMSLSSFSQSISSSPYSLYGVGSLYDSDFGYLSSIGSSGIALPSDTFINNLNPASLGFMYQNHFLFDIGGKAIATTYQSGSRSEKRNNFQFSHLAFAFPVTKNSGFSVSMRPYSSSVFKISNLKLPIADSQEYYYVTAQGSGGLNNLDFSYGYKFGKKLTLGATATVLFGNTVDERSFLISNSITTINKKTNYSGVRATLGAQYKIDSTFTVGTTFKVPTRVKASKIQSVTSIADEVQSSIQTDQASDTDDYYMPLEIGFGVSKRFKNNLNLTLDYEKSLWGDTKQSDLYGDFLNQDRFALGFTYSSKKNARKYWDRVGYAAGINYDTGYLEVDSQRVKNASFSVGINLPIDNTFSSLNVSYSYGQKGRIADDLIKENYHKISLNLSLDGIWFVKRKIE comes from the coding sequence ATGAAAAATAAAATTGTTTTATGGAGCTGCTTCATTTTGATGTCGCTGAGTTCGTTTTCACAAAGCATTTCAAGTTCGCCATACTCATTATATGGTGTTGGAAGTTTATATGATTCAGATTTTGGTTATCTGTCTTCAATTGGTTCATCTGGAATTGCTTTGCCTTCAGATACTTTTATCAATAATCTAAATCCGGCTTCGCTTGGATTTATGTATCAAAATCATTTTTTATTTGATATTGGAGGAAAAGCTATTGCAACAACATATCAAAGCGGTTCACGCTCAGAGAAACGAAATAACTTTCAGTTTTCTCATTTGGCTTTTGCTTTTCCAGTTACAAAAAATTCTGGATTTAGTGTATCAATGCGTCCGTATTCTAGCTCAGTATTTAAAATTTCAAATTTGAAACTGCCAATAGCCGACAGCCAAGAATATTACTATGTAACGGCACAAGGATCGGGCGGTTTAAATAATTTGGATTTTTCATACGGATATAAATTTGGAAAGAAATTGACATTAGGAGCAACTGCAACAGTACTTTTTGGAAATACAGTTGATGAACGTTCTTTTTTAATTTCAAATTCAATTACAACAATAAATAAAAAGACAAATTATAGTGGCGTTCGGGCTACACTTGGGGCTCAATATAAAATAGATTCGACTTTTACGGTTGGTACAACATTTAAAGTTCCGACAAGAGTAAAAGCTTCTAAAATACAGTCTGTAACAAGTATTGCAGATGAAGTTCAATCTTCTATACAAACTGACCAAGCTTCAGATACAGATGATTATTATATGCCTTTAGAAATAGGCTTTGGAGTGAGTAAACGATTTAAGAATAATTTGAATCTGACGTTAGATTACGAAAAAAGTTTATGGGGCGATACAAAGCAATCTGACTTATATGGCGACTTTTTAAACCAAGATCGTTTTGCACTTGGTTTTACCTATAGTTCTAAAAAGAATGCCCGAAAATATTGGGATAGAGTAGGATATGCTGCCGGAATAAATTATGACACGGGTTATCTTGAAGTTGATTCACAACGTGTAAAGAATGCATCATTTTCTGTAGGAATTAATCTTCCAATAGATAATACTTTTTCATCTTTGAATGTGTCATATTCGTATGGACAAAAAGGAAGAATAGCAGATGATCTCATAAAAGAAAATTACCATAAAATATCACTTAATTTATCGCTGGACGGAATTTGGTTCGTCAAGCGAAAAATTGAATAA
- a CDS encoding DUF6268 family outer membrane beta-barrel protein, with protein MKAQEHFGVSMNIKTEPTKKINFNETDIAVFYQKKIGTQNTITNTVEYSNLKVNYEFNPYNFNADQDKFNQIQNKFEYSYEMSEKTNWQISIIPTANFQGNLDFSDLTVLGNLEINQKISSRLNVILGAGRTSIFGAPKFTPIIAFDYKMNEKTNFRIGFPDSKFSYSNNERNKFSLTNSFNGNFYHLDVSADKDSNAEKAVLSQMTSAFEYERNVTKNWFLNFKAGYDFNKKYNLLNNNDHKVYDYNTGNGYVLGVGIKYKQ; from the coding sequence ATGAAAGCCCAAGAACATTTTGGTGTTTCTATGAATATCAAAACGGAGCCCACAAAAAAGATAAATTTTAATGAAACAGATATTGCAGTTTTTTATCAAAAAAAAATTGGAACTCAAAACACTATTACTAACACAGTAGAATACTCGAATTTGAAAGTGAATTACGAATTCAATCCTTATAATTTCAATGCTGATCAGGATAAATTCAATCAAATTCAAAACAAATTTGAATATTCTTATGAGATGTCAGAAAAAACAAACTGGCAGATTTCTATAATTCCGACAGCAAATTTTCAGGGAAATTTAGATTTCTCAGATCTTACTGTTTTAGGAAATCTGGAAATTAACCAAAAAATCAGTTCAAGACTAAATGTAATACTGGGAGCTGGTCGGACATCAATATTTGGTGCACCAAAATTTACTCCAATTATTGCTTTTGATTATAAAATGAATGAGAAAACTAACTTTCGAATTGGGTTTCCAGATTCAAAGTTTTCCTATTCAAATAATGAACGAAACAAGTTTAGTCTGACGAACAGTTTTAATGGAAACTTCTATCATTTGGATGTTTCTGCTGATAAAGATAGTAATGCCGAAAAAGCAGTTTTATCACAAATGACATCGGCTTTTGAGTACGAAAGGAATGTCACCAAAAATTGGTTTTTAAATTTTAAAGCGGGTTATGATTTTAATAAAAAATACAACTTATTAAACAATAACGATCATAAAGTTTATGACTACAATACTGGAAATGGTTACGTTTTAGGAGTCGGGATCAAATACAAACAATAA
- a CDS encoding OmpH family outer membrane protein: MRKQFLFIFLALIVANTSQAQGKTTRIGYIDMEYILENVSDYKEAKSQLELKAQKWKQEVEAKKLNINTLKESLKAEKALLTKELIEERETEIKFQEQEMMDYQQKQFGADGNLMRQKAALAKPIQDQVFTAVQDIAEAKNYDFIFDKSSDLTMLFSNKRFDISDQVLRVLNRTEKREQLTKKQLKEQEAKENLENAIDENPAMADRQKALDEKKAAREKLIQDRKLEQEAKKKEYEDRRNAIAAEREAKKNGTVSGTAKTTTATEAAKTNTRAKPAATSGAPGTNGTEQTPTAEPTMTKAEERQMLYEQRKKELEEKRKKILEEREAAKKAKEAETQKTNTTNN; encoded by the coding sequence ATGAGAAAACAATTTTTATTTATATTTTTAGCCTTGATTGTAGCAAATACAAGTCAGGCACAAGGTAAGACGACTAGGATAGGCTACATCGACATGGAATATATTTTAGAAAATGTTTCCGATTACAAAGAAGCCAAATCACAATTAGAGTTAAAAGCTCAAAAGTGGAAACAGGAAGTTGAGGCTAAAAAATTAAATATTAATACCCTAAAGGAAAGTTTAAAAGCAGAAAAAGCTTTACTTACTAAAGAATTAATAGAAGAAAGAGAAACTGAAATTAAGTTTCAAGAACAAGAAATGATGGATTATCAGCAGAAACAGTTTGGAGCTGATGGTAATTTAATGCGTCAGAAAGCTGCTTTGGCAAAGCCAATTCAGGATCAGGTTTTTACTGCTGTTCAAGATATTGCAGAAGCTAAAAATTATGATTTTATTTTTGACAAATCATCAGATCTTACAATGCTTTTCAGTAATAAAAGATTTGACATCAGTGATCAAGTTTTAAGGGTTTTAAATCGTACTGAAAAACGTGAGCAGCTGACGAAAAAACAATTGAAAGAGCAGGAAGCTAAAGAGAATCTTGAAAATGCAATAGATGAAAATCCAGCAATGGCCGATCGTCAAAAAGCTCTTGACGAGAAAAAAGCAGCAAGAGAAAAATTAATTCAAGATAGAAAATTAGAACAAGAAGCTAAGAAAAAAGAATACGAAGACAGAAGAAATGCCATAGCTGCTGAGAGAGAAGCTAAAAAAAATGGCACGGTTTCTGGAACAGCTAAAACAACAACAGCAACAGAGGCAGCAAAAACAAACACAAGAGCTAAACCTGCCGCTACGAGTGGTGCACCTGGTACAAATGGTACTGAGCAAACACCAACCGCTGAACCAACGATGACTAAAGCAGAAGAAAGACAGATGCTTTACGAACAGCGTAAAAAAGAATTGGAAGAGAAAAGAAAGAAAATTTTAGAGGAAAGAGAAGCGGCTAAAAAAGCAAAAGAAGCCGAAACACAAAAAACAAATACGACCAATAATTAA
- the murI gene encoding glutamate racemase, with the protein MINNNPIGVFDSGIGGTSIWSAIHDLLPNEKTIYLADSKNAPYGQKSKDEIVDLSKKNVEFLLENNCKLIVVACNTATTNAIFELRADYDVPFVGIEPAIKPAANNSQTQVIGILATKGTLNSELFNKTAEMFQNTKIIEQVGYGLVQLIEDGNLYSPEMTQLLESYLKPMIEANIDYLVLGCSHYPYLIPQIKKILPDHIKIIDSGEAVARQTKNLLRDKVGFSDMIQNDPVFYVNSDPKVLESILEYKYPVIRKDF; encoded by the coding sequence ATGATAAACAACAATCCTATAGGCGTTTTTGATTCTGGCATTGGCGGAACTTCCATTTGGAGCGCCATTCATGATCTGCTTCCAAACGAAAAAACGATATATCTGGCTGACAGCAAAAACGCACCTTACGGTCAAAAAAGCAAAGATGAAATAGTTGATTTAAGTAAAAAAAATGTAGAGTTTTTACTAGAGAATAATTGTAAACTAATTGTTGTTGCCTGCAATACCGCTACGACAAATGCCATATTTGAACTCCGCGCAGACTACGATGTTCCGTTTGTTGGAATCGAACCTGCAATTAAGCCCGCAGCAAACAATTCTCAGACTCAGGTAATTGGAATTCTTGCCACTAAAGGAACTTTAAACAGTGAGCTGTTTAATAAAACTGCCGAAATGTTTCAAAATACCAAAATAATTGAACAAGTTGGTTATGGCCTTGTTCAACTTATTGAAGATGGAAATTTATACTCGCCAGAAATGACACAACTGCTGGAATCGTACTTAAAACCTATGATTGAAGCTAATATTGATTATCTGGTTTTAGGGTGCAGTCATTATCCTTATTTGATTCCTCAGATCAAAAAAATTCTCCCAGACCATATTAAAATTATTGATTCGGGAGAAGCTGTTGCCAGACAAACTAAAAATTTACTTCGAGATAAAGTAGGCTTTTCAGATATGATACAAAATGATCCTGTATTTTATGTCAATTCTGACCCTAAAGTTCTTGAGTCAATTTTAGAATATAAATATCCAGTAATAAGAAAAGACTTTTAA
- a CDS encoding OmpH family outer membrane protein — MMKQIKTLLIAAILILGASNTMNAQAKVAHVDVSEIMSKMPAMLDAQNQLQKLSGTYDAEYKKMVDEYQVKIKKYEAEAATVTDAVNGERSKEVQDMQKRIVDYRDNAQKELQQKETDIVKPLMEKVRASIQKVGKAKGFQYVLDGSTLLLADGPNITADVKKDLGF, encoded by the coding sequence ATGATGAAACAAATCAAAACTTTACTAATTGCTGCAATTCTTATTTTAGGAGCAAGTAACACAATGAACGCACAAGCGAAGGTAGCTCATGTTGATGTAAGCGAGATCATGTCGAAAATGCCTGCTATGCTAGACGCTCAAAATCAACTGCAAAAATTAAGTGGAACATATGATGCTGAATACAAAAAGATGGTTGATGAATATCAAGTAAAAATCAAAAAGTATGAGGCAGAAGCTGCTACAGTAACTGATGCTGTTAACGGTGAGCGTTCTAAAGAAGTTCAAGATATGCAAAAAAGAATTGTTGATTACAGAGACAATGCACAAAAAGAACTACAACAAAAAGAAACTGATATCGTAAAACCTTTAATGGAAAAAGTTAGAGCTTCTATCCAAAAAGTTGGAAAAGCTAAAGGTTTCCAATACGTTTTAGACGGTTCTACTTTATTATTAGCTGATGGTCCAAACATCACTGCTGACGTTAAAAAAGATTTAGGATTCTAA
- a CDS encoding kelch repeat-containing protein, which translates to MINLKKGILFTALFSGLFFISCSNDNDDDDLMGNWIKKSAFDGPARSSATSFVIGDFAYVAGGYTGDVYLKDLWAYNSTGDYWEQKADFAGVGRSSASSFALNEKGYVGLGYDGTNKLKDFYQYDPSSNSWTQKTDFAGTARYAAVGFQAGGKAYFGTGYDGNYLKDFYQYDDQANTWTLVNGFSGNKRRNATVFVIADKAYLATGVNNGVYQEDFWEFDPSTDVWTRKRDIDKDTDDNDSYNDDYAIVRSNASSFSMNGLGYVVGGENVKTIWEYNPTTDLWVERTPMEGATRTDAVGFAINNRGFYMLGRIGSTYFDDAWEFRPLEEQNDDDN; encoded by the coding sequence ATGATTAATCTAAAAAAAGGAATTTTATTCACAGCGCTTTTCTCAGGCCTCTTTTTTATAAGTTGCAGCAATGACAATGATGATGACGATTTAATGGGAAACTGGATTAAAAAATCAGCCTTCGACGGCCCTGCAAGATCTAGTGCAACAAGTTTTGTTATTGGAGATTTTGCTTACGTAGCCGGAGGTTATACTGGCGATGTTTATTTAAAAGATTTATGGGCTTATAACTCAACTGGAGATTATTGGGAGCAGAAGGCTGACTTTGCAGGCGTAGGCAGAAGCTCTGCATCTAGTTTTGCATTAAACGAAAAAGGATATGTTGGTCTTGGTTATGATGGAACAAATAAACTGAAAGATTTTTATCAATATGATCCTTCTAGCAACAGCTGGACACAAAAAACAGATTTTGCAGGAACGGCTCGTTATGCAGCAGTAGGTTTTCAGGCCGGCGGTAAAGCTTATTTTGGTACTGGTTATGATGGAAATTATTTAAAAGATTTTTATCAATATGATGATCAAGCCAATACTTGGACACTTGTAAATGGCTTTAGCGGAAACAAAAGACGTAATGCCACAGTTTTTGTAATTGCAGATAAAGCGTACTTAGCAACTGGTGTCAATAACGGAGTTTACCAAGAAGATTTTTGGGAGTTTGATCCTTCAACAGATGTTTGGACTAGAAAAAGAGATATTGATAAAGATACAGATGATAATGACAGCTACAACGACGATTATGCAATTGTACGTTCTAATGCATCAAGTTTCTCTATGAATGGATTAGGATATGTTGTAGGTGGTGAAAACGTAAAAACAATTTGGGAATACAACCCGACAACCGACTTATGGGTAGAAAGAACTCCAATGGAAGGCGCTACAAGAACTGATGCAGTTGGTTTTGCAATTAACAATCGCGGGTTTTATATGTTAGGAAGAATTGGTTCTACTTATTTTGATGATGCTTGGGAATTTAGACCATTGGAAGAACAAAATGATGACGATAATTAA
- a CDS encoding DUF4270 family protein gives MHKFILILLFVLTIFSCGTDTDTGEFTVGSDYLALSNKVIMIDTVTVDMSTINFDSLATSNRSRILIGNYDDPIFGKVKSDSYFQLSTSVYALSSVGSDTESVNYVFDSISMILKYDRYYYGDTTRVQTFNIHRLTQKVKPNTEDNNFYNNSTLTYSPESLGTISFKPRPKEKDSINIQMSKEFGEALFQKIKKREVTDFDSFTEYLKGLVLVPENSTSSNVIGFSVSSSKVRLYYSKYQTDSETPFIIDFTILDATKQFNSISLNKTGTILQNLPISSSKLSSTLTSNQGFIQSGTGVACRVDFPNIKQFKNIAVNGAIVDAELILKPVNNSYSEKYPLADSLTVYVGDNLNRISGTLVNSAGTSVYGKLNKKSDEFNENVGYSISVGNFLQKEMLKQSDSRSSLILTLPGIAQSVNRIVLGDQKHLNNKIQLKIYYISY, from the coding sequence ATGCACAAGTTTATATTGATACTGCTTTTTGTACTAACCATATTTTCATGTGGTACAGATACTGACACGGGGGAGTTTACGGTTGGATCAGATTATTTGGCTTTAAGTAATAAAGTAATTATGATTGATACGGTTACAGTCGACATGTCAACTATAAATTTCGACTCCCTTGCAACTTCAAACCGCTCTAGAATTCTGATAGGAAACTATGACGATCCAATTTTTGGAAAAGTGAAATCAGATAGTTATTTTCAGCTTTCTACAAGTGTTTATGCTTTATCTAGTGTAGGATCAGATACAGAATCTGTAAATTATGTTTTCGATTCAATTTCGATGATTCTTAAATATGATCGTTATTATTATGGAGATACCACCAGAGTACAGACTTTTAATATTCATCGATTAACTCAAAAAGTCAAACCTAACACAGAAGATAACAATTTCTATAATAATTCGACTTTGACTTACAGTCCCGAAAGTTTAGGGACAATATCTTTTAAGCCAAGACCAAAAGAAAAAGATTCTATAAATATTCAAATGAGTAAAGAGTTTGGAGAAGCTCTTTTTCAAAAAATAAAGAAAAGGGAGGTTACAGATTTTGATAGTTTTACAGAATATTTGAAAGGACTTGTTTTAGTCCCAGAAAATTCTACCTCTTCAAATGTAATCGGATTTAGTGTTTCGTCCAGTAAAGTCCGATTGTACTATTCTAAATACCAAACAGATAGTGAGACGCCTTTTATAATTGATTTTACAATTCTGGATGCTACGAAACAATTTAACTCTATTTCGCTCAATAAAACGGGAACTATACTGCAAAATCTCCCCATTTCCAGTAGTAAGTTATCTAGCACGCTCACTAGTAATCAAGGATTTATTCAATCTGGAACAGGTGTAGCCTGCCGAGTCGATTTTCCAAATATAAAGCAGTTTAAAAATATTGCTGTAAATGGAGCAATTGTAGATGCAGAATTAATTTTGAAACCAGTAAACAATTCTTATTCTGAAAAATATCCTCTGGCAGATTCGTTGACTGTTTATGTTGGCGATAATTTAAATAGAATAAGCGGCACATTGGTCAACTCAGCCGGAACTTCTGTTTATGGAAAATTGAATAAGAAGAGTGATGAGTTTAACGAAAATGTTGGGTATTCAATTTCAGTTGGAAATTTTCTCCAGAAAGAAATGCTCAAGCAATCAGATTCGAGATCCTCTCTCATACTGACTTTACCAGGAATTGCCCAGTCTGTTAATAGAATAGTTCTAGGCGATCAAAAGCATTTGAACAATAAAATTCAGCTGAAAATTTATTATATCTCATACTAA